In Struthio camelus isolate bStrCam1 chromosome 20, bStrCam1.hap1, whole genome shotgun sequence, the DNA window CTTAGCATGGCTGCTTCCCCGACCGCCTGCCACGCGGGCGCTGCGGACGAGACGCCAGCGAGAGGGCGAGCGCGGCGCAAAGGGCTTGCGCCGCAGAGGCGTGAGGCCTCGGCCGGGTACTCGCCTCTGAACGGTGCTTGTCGCAGACCTGCTGAtctgcttccctgctcctgctggctaAAAGCCACTGCTGTGGACAGCGCGCCGATGGGGAAAATGAGCCGGATCAGCTCGCGCCAAGTCGCCAGAACGGCTCGGCCGCCCCTGAGAAGGGCTCCGACGACTCGCCGTGCCCTCGTGCACTGCTACACCAGCGCGCATCACGCCTCCCGGCAGCGGGAGATGCTGCACGGGGACGGCACCCGCGCGTCCCACAATCACCCGTCGCAACGCGCGCCTGGGCGCTGCTGCACCCCACGGCAGCACCGGATGGCATGAGCCAGGTACACCCTCGTGGGTGGGTCACTGGCAGCTCGCGACAACACCCTGTTGGTGGAggccacagcacagcacagcgggGCTGGAGGGCCAGAGCAGGtgtccctgctccccccggccAGGTAGAAAAGAGCGCACAAACTCATGAAATGAGCCCACAAACTCATTCGGATTCAGCCCTGCTTCAGCTTGTATTTACACCCCACTGCCTTCAATAAGGCAAATCGGCAAAAAGGTTTGGGGCTGATTCTCTGATGCCCCCAGGGTTTCCAACCATCACATCTTAAAGTGTTTCAAAGACCCAGGTCATTTAGGCCTCCCAGCATCCCTGCACACATGGAAATGGAGCACCAGACCAGAACTGGGCTCCAGGGGGAAAAGCAGGGCTTCCTtccaaagggaggaagaagagaaagctcaTATGATCCCCCCTTCTCCATTCTCCctcccagcatctcctgctcCAACCTGACCAAGTCTGGCCTGGACCAGGGACCGACCGGCTCCCTTTGCCCTCTACTACTCCCAGCTACTCACCTTGCTGTCTAAGGCTCCTCCACTGTCCTCCTTCCTGACTACTGCTCTTGTCAAGGTGCATTAGAGGCAAACACACTCATCCGTTTCGAAGGACTTCCCTTTGGGCCAGAGCCTTGCTCAGCTTCCCTGGCAGGGCGGGCTCGGCATCAGTGAAATAGCTATTGTCTCTTTTGAGCTCTGAACCAGGGGCAATGGGAAGCTGTTCCTGGAGTGACAGGCATAAGTATGACTCATTTCCCTTGTTTATTCTCCTTCTTCCCATTTAACAACCCTcgcacttcttttctctttcagtctgCATTCAGGCTCTGGAACATTTTGCCTGCTAGCTCTGCACAGGGGGTTGGTTTTAAGCTTATTGCAGTTTCCCAAAGGACAGCAAACTGTTCAAGGGATGCAGGGCTCAAACAGCCCTTAGCACCAAACAGCCAGCCAGGACCTCATCTCCTAGACCCTTACCAGCGTGAAGGGAGCTGATCTGATTGGTGGTCTGACAAAGACCCTGTGCAGGTCACTGGAAATATTCCCTGTGCCTGCTCCAGGAACAGTCAAATGGGTCCCAGCCTCTCACTGGCTGTCCTCTACGTGAAGGGACACTGCAGACTCGCAAGTCTGCCCTGCAGTGAACAGCATGCGTTTGCTATAAGGAAAGCAGGCAAGGAAGGGAACGGGGGGCAGGGAAACCAGGAGAGCTGGACTCCGCTTGCTGTTCAGGGATGCCTGAGCTCATCAGCCATGAGGAGATGAGAGGTGAGAATGGCACCCACCAAAGGACCAGGGACTTTAACTGCAGTATCTGGAGAGGACAACAAGAGGTGGATTAGCAGCCTGATGTGATGAAGAGGAATATTCAATGCCAGGCTGGACCTGTGCCCAGGTGTTGGATGTGGGGAGTGGGCCTCTGTGCTGTTCCCTCTGCTTAGCACCCACTATGGGTCAGTCATGTTGGGTTAGACACTTAAATGTTTCCACCTCCCTGGGCAGGTgtgctgcaaacttgctgagattTCAGTGGGCagtgctgaggctggaaggggagCAGGGATAGAGGCTCCACATGCCGAGTTTTGCAAAGAGGGGATGGGGAGAGGTCAGGGAATTGCGTCTAAGCCGGGAACATTTGTCCCGAGCTGTCCTTTCCTTCCCTGCTGGAACATTATCCGCCCTGTTTAGCTCAGAAAATCTCCAGCCTCACAGTgggaaaatgaaagggaaaaaatagatgCATCTGTCCCCAAACCATCTCTGGGGCTCTTAGCTTAGCAAGCTCTGCTGCATACGGACTGATCCATCTGCCAGTGCAACTCCCCATCCTCTCTGTTGGGTCTGGGCTGCTGAGCCCTGAGGCTCAACAGGATGAGCTTGTCTGTACTGCCTGGGCATTTAATCTACTCAGTGACCTTTAACAGCAATGGGCAATACTGTCTGAATTTTCACCACACAGATGCCAAAGAAAAGTATCACAATACATGAAGCACCTCCATGTTACTGTTAGAGAAGGGGCAGTGGGGTCCCGTGGGATCTTGTGAtggtctttctctctctttcctcctcaacCCGCCACTTCCCTGTTAATCTAGTCTTGCTTGGAGGCTGCCATAGGAGATTGCAGAATCCTACACATatacatgtgtgcgtgtgtgcgtgcatgcgtgcgtgtgtgtgtgtatgttagtATAAAGTCACAGATCTGCAGAGAACTATGCCTCAGAATATTATGGTTTGCTTCCCTACCAGGCTAAAGCTGACTTCTTGCTCACCTTCAGGAGTGGAGAAGTGACCCTGGCCTcccctctttccctcctctcGTGGCAAGTGACCCATCCGCAGCCTGCCACACAGCTCTCAATGATACATCTGCACCCGTCGGCACTGTTTTACTTGATGGCGATAAATGCTTAGTGACAGCACCAAAGATCCAACCTACTGGTTAGAAGCTGGATACAGAGCCAGCTGGTAATGGATGAGGACGAGGACTCGTATCATCGAGACAATAGCTGGACACAACAGATACAGTGATCTGCAGCTCTGTGGTGCTCCAACCTCTTTCCAGCATGCAAAGAGAAAGCCAGTGTCCTTCTCTTCCAGTCTGAACACCCACAGTTACCAACTTTCAGGATGCTATGACCAAGGCAGAACACTCTTAATATTTAGTATTTCAAACCAAGCACAAACTGTACGCGTTATGTGCAAGCATTAACCAGGCAGATACTCTGTGACAGCAAATCCATGCAGCTGGACTGCAGCTAAGTAAACGAATGCTTGCTGCATCGGATGCAAGATCACCATCAGATGGTGATTTGGCTCTAGACACAATAGGTGGACTTCATCAAAACTACCACTTTGGATAGATCAACACATTCAATCCCCATCACACTAAGAAGGTGTTTGGATCTGGAAAGACCATCAGTCTAACAAGATCAACCTGTTTAACCTTTTTAGCTTAACAAATAGAACGTGAAGAGGTGACTTGATCACTACCCAAAAACTGAGATGCAGAAGAGGTATTGGATAAAAGAACTCTTCAGCTGAGGAGACAAAGGCACGGAGAGGcagtggagggaagggaaaactCAACAGTTCCGACAACATCACCATCACTTGGCATTTTTTATCAGATTGGACGTTTGGGTCTTTTCCCTTAACAAATTGAACAGGAATAAATTAAGGGATGTGCTACAGTCTGTTTTTTTGCCATGAGTTAGATCAATGATCCAAATGTTCTTTGCTGGCTTTGCAGTCAATGAATCACTAAATTTGGCCATCCTCACCAGATGGATCAGAACCAGAACCCAAGACACTGCTTCCCTCAAGATTTAATGGAGCTGCTCTCTGGAGCATCTCTGGTAATTTTATTGAAAGTTCCATAATATTTGTTTTTCCCCGAAAGCCCAATTGCAAgattcaaatgattttttaagCACCTCAGTTTTTATGAAATCCTTGTGATCACAGAGAAATGCTTGAATGTTCCTAAAAGTTCCAACACCAGAAGACAAATAAAGTGAACTTAAATTGGGGGCGTTCCTTGAGCTATGATTTTGATTTGGCATGGGGGAAGTAGGTTTTCTTCCCAACTTTTTAAAAGCTGGGGTTGGCACTACTGAGACAGTCTTCCTGAAAGCATTCTTGGCAGAGGGGTTTTTATAGTAGGCACAGCTATCtgatttcttccatcttttcaGTAATAGTCTGTGACTGTGCTTCTCTGGCTGTTTGGCATTTGCCGGAAAAGATTACGATCAGGAGAATCGATACATTCCATCACAGACGACAAGCAAGGAGGGAAAACATTGCTTGGGGTTGCTAATCAATCAACATCTACAGTTGGGATGGATGGAGTGTTCCAGGGAAAGAGGTCAGAACCCCTCTCCTAAGTGCCCCCATATATTTTGGCAAAGATCTTACCAAGAACTCCTCAAGAGCAAGTGCTCCCCCTCCATCTGCAGTGGTGCTCCTGCCAGGTTCCCAGTCCCGTTTCAGCAGTCTCCTGTTTCCTTGCCTTGGAAAGCCTGATTGCAAATCCTAAACAAGTGCTCTGTGATGGGCTGGCTGCCTGCCCAGAGACTGCATCAGAAATTCTGCTTGATGTATCAAACTCCGAGCAagcagggggaaggaaggaaagccaAGGGAGGTAAAGAAAGGGTACTGTAGACAACCCCTCTTCCCTGCTTCCCTCTTCCCAGGAGACCAGGGAAACACCAGGCATATTCCCTTCCCTTTGACCTATTCATAGACAGAAGGCTTTACACTACATCTTGCTGGATTTGAACcacaggaaaacaacaacaacaagagcgACCAAGGATGCCAGATGCAGCAGACTCATCAGTCATGTCATACTGTTCTCATCTACTCAGAGACCACATGTCTCATGAGATCTGTCTAGGTCCACCAACCTAGACACATGAGATGTGTCTAGGTCCACACTCCCAAGCCAGACTCTATCAACCATCAGCAGTGTAGGCATTACAGCATTACAGATACTTTGATACTAAGCATCAAACCAACCCCACACATCCCAGCAGAGATCCCGTTCTGTGGGGCGACAGAAGACGTGCTGAGGAAGCTCTGACAAGTGAGGCTCAGGGAACCTTGGGCAGTCCCGCCAGTCAGTATTGTCTACTTGGAGGGCAAAGTGGCTTCACTTTAGAGTCTGCCATATCTGCTGAGCTGTTTAGTCATACTGTGAACTAGTGAATTGTGAATTTAACCATTTTTGGGCaggcagggaaaaggaaaggaagcagtGTGTTTGGTCAAGGACCCAAAACTTCAGAAACTCCTAGAGGAGTCCCTGGGCAGCACATTCAAGCTAAGGAGACCTGAAGATGCAAGCACTACTCTTCCAAAGCATGGCAGctagcagctgcagcacagagttTTCCCAATGACCACATGATATTCAAAGTTTCAATGCAACCTGGAGGTGGCTTTGCATTTGTACTGTCTCACATGGCAACAGAAAAGCGAGAAAACCTTTTCTGTTTTAAGCCAAAAGTGGCATTCACTTTTTATAGGATCTCAAACGTTTTGGTGACAGAAAGACCAGTTTTTAGGCTCCCGAACTGTCAAAGGATCTCAGGGTCGAGAGACATCTGGAAACTGTGCCGGTTGATGTTAGTCGCCTACTATTTCATCCTCGTGCCCTTTTAAATGGAGCTTCTTTTCTCAGTAAGAGTTTGACCCAGAGCACTGAGGAGTCAGTGGAAGAACTCCTACTGACGTCAGAGGGCTCTGCATCATGCCAATGCTATTCTTGCTTACTCCCCGCTATGGCTTCCCTTCATTAGATGTCACAGCACGAGGACGGTCTCTTTCAAaggcagaggggggaaaaggcaGCTAGAGCTGTGCTTTTAAAGCGAGGTTAGTGCAATCTTCACCTTCTCCTGAGGATAAACTTCTGACAGAAAAAACCCTGGGACCATGTTACAAAGCCTGTATCCCATCATAGCCAGCTCTTGCATACAGGTCATCCCTTTCCTGACATGCCTATATGGAATAAAACGTCTCTATGTCCCCCACAAAAAGCTCACTGAGAAGCAAGGGCCTAAACCTAATATTCTCAGCTTCCATCACCAACCAAAAGTGTGATTGCTGTTTTTTGGTGACAGGGTGAAACACGAAGGCTGACCACAGCCAAGTGAGCTAATAAGTAGTCACAAAACAAGATACCATAACAGGACCAcatgcaaaaggaagaagagagagaagagcaaggtCCTCAAGCATGCAAGGTCAGGAGTGGAGCCTGGATCTAAGGCAAATCACATCTAGAGCTCAGTCTGGTCACTGGTGGGACATCAGTCCATACTGCTGGGATGGGCCCTGCTCAACTGAAAAAGCAACTCCTGTAACATGTCTCAACCTCCAGAAACAAGAATACTGACcaccgcaaaaaaaaaaaaaaaaaaggactagcaGGAGAGCCAGCGAGATCAGATCCCATCTTCAAGGCCTCTAGGTCAAATTAGTGCAAGGAAATGGGGACAGCGGCAAGAAAGTTCCtcatgggaagaaaaaagcaagatcaaacagcagcagggagggagacagCACTCCATTATGCAGCTGCTGAGAAGAGGAGCCAGTGCCTGTTCAAGGAGGTGGAAAGGGggtagattttgtttttttctcaaggATATCTTTAGGCCCTGATTCACATTGCAAACATAACCTCTGGgttaaaatctttctgtttttctccaccTGGCCAAGCCACCAAAGCAGATGACCATAGATTAAATAAAAGACATCATTGCTGATATCTGCCTACGCATCACAGACACCTTTTTCGTGTGACTGGACAACGCTCTGCCTTGTGCAGGCCTGGGGCGGCCAGGGGCCTGCTCCTACTCAGTGGATGAGACCAGCAGCCAGAATTACTCCGTCCCTCTTAGCTTTTTGCCACATATATCACCCAGAGTACTCAGGATCAGCCTGAATCTGCCAAGATGGCTAAGTGCAGGATTCATCTAAAAGGTCAATCACCACAAAGTCCTGCTTCCTGACCACATCCCGTGGCTGGGAACAGTTAGAGGAGGAAGAGTCACAAGGCTGCTGTCCCTTGTGACTAGGGCTGGGCTTTCACTTTGGGGAAGGAGGTTTGCCACTCACCTAGCAGCAGGTTCATGAGGACCTCTTGGCCTGCCAGCGTGCTACTCTTCACCAGGCAGATGAGAGTGCCTGCAATCCAGGGGATCCCATGCCCTGTTATCCCAAGGAGGTTAATCATGGAGCGGGCACCACCCCAGGACGAGGCTTTGTTGGCACACACTCCCAGCCTCTTGGACATGCAGATGTCGATGGCCAGCAGGGAGTTGAAGGCAATTCCTTTGAAGGAGGGGTTGAGCTGCATGCAGTCCTCTTCGGGCAGCTGCTGGGATTGCCTCCGCTCCTTGGGATTGCTGTTCTGGGCACCAGCTGCTCCAGCCTGGccgctctgctttctgctggagcTCCTGCTCTCCTGGTTTCCTTTGAAGGGCTGGTTCAGGGAGAGGAACTCAGCCCTATTGAGGACATTGTTCCTGTCTCTTGCCCTGGACCGCATCTGGGATGCTGGCATTGCAGTCTCTCTCGCTAGATGGAACCTGCTTTTCAAATACCAGGAGGGAGAGAAAtccctcttctccctgcagacagcttccccctctcccacccTCAAGAGTTACGAATTTGGGAAGCTAGAAAGGTTCCCCTCTGGTGCAGTTGCCCCAGCACAGCCTGCAGCTGTTAAATATAGAGTAAGGAATGCACATGGCTGTTTACTTCATGGGCCTAGCAAGCTTGGAAGGAAAATTAATGCCAGGCTTGGCAGCCACTCCAGTGCCAGGGAAAAAGGTTAAACAGCCAATAGattggaagaagaggagggaaatTCTTTGTGCCAAAGGTTGGTTGCTTCTGGCCTGGTCTATTTAAAACTTCCAATTGCTTATGCCCCAGGGTTGCAAGGGAGACTGGGAAATGTAGTTTTTTTCACCATAAGTCACATTTTAATATGTGAGAGTCAGAGCTGGAAGAAATCAGGGTCCTCCACACCTCCCCAGGAAAGGCCAGTATTGCTCCTGTGGCAGGTTGTCCAGCCCAGCTTTAAAATCTCCAAGGACAGGCCTTCCCTGGGGGCTTCCCGCAAGGGGATCTATGCAGATAGGGTCCCCCTGCGTTGTCTGTTCTGCAACAGCTCATCCCCTGTCGGGGCACCCTAGATAATACTTTTCTCTCCACAGCATACATATCTTTCAAGCATTAGCAGTCCcatcctctttctcccttccttccccctcaggGGTACCTTCCGCAGTGTCCTCCAGTGCTAACCCTGTAACCGGGCCCAAGGAGAAGCAGCCCCTGCCTTTTGATTAAAAGAGACACTGCTCTGCTAATGAATGCCCATCCCCCTGCACTGAGCGTGGCCTAAATACTGCACATGTTTCTGCCGTGTCAGCCAGCATCACAGATCCCACAGTGAAAGCAGGGGACAGGCGGCGCCTACATCCCTGAACCGTGATGTGCTCAGCAATGCAGGTAGCGGCCAGCTGCAGCGGAGTACGCACCATTGTGGCCCTCAGGAAGGGTAGAAGGAAGGCTTCCCTGGCATGGGCTGGACACTGCTGGCTTACGTCAAGGGCTGGGAAATCCTGCTGCAGCGGGTGAGAAAGAACTGCAGTCCCTCTTGCCCTTGTCTGGTGGCCCTTGCACTCCACGGCTTCCTCTGTGCGTTGCAGCCCTTGACCTCCCACCTCGGAGCTCAGCACAGCAGCTCAGATGAACCCTTCTACACAGCTCGCACCTGCAAGGCAGCAGTGCTGGCAAGCCCCTATGAAAACCTCCCTTCTGTGCTCCTagccctgcccttccccagcGGTGCCTAGGCCCTGGTTTTACAGGTCTGAGTGATTTAGTTATGCAGCCCTGAATCCACGGCCACATGAATCTACGCCTCGGGCCCCTCTGTCTATTGGTCTCTGCTGGCAGCTCCTTCTGCCTGAAGGACTACGGCCTCTTGCAGCAAATGCCTGAGCCAGATTCACCCCAGGCCCCCAGCGGTTCCAGGCGGATATCGCTGAGCTACCTTCCCTGGGGCAACAGTGTGTTGCTGTTCCTCACCACCCACACCTTGGAGAAGCTGGAAATCCTACATGGAGAGAAAAGTGCAAAAGATTAATATTGCATCAAGGAACAGAACAGGCACATTTCTTTGTTCCAGTGATATTTACCTACACAAATGCTAGGTTATAAAAGTCAGTATTTGTACAGGTTGCATTAGGAATCAGGCACCTACATATCTTTAAAGGTCTTGTCCAAAATGCACAGGAAAACTTAAGTGCTATGACAAGTTTGTACTTTCTTTGCACTTTTTATGAAAAGTTCTCAAAATGCTCTGGATGAACTGCACGTCCAGCCTGTGCCCATCTTACAGACAAACGGGTCCTGACAGGCTAGTCCAACACTTAGCTGAGCAAATCAGCGTTAGAAATACTAAGGAGCTTTGACTCTTAGGTTTTACTCATATCTTCCTCCCCTGTGAATCAAAGGAAAATAACATGCATCAGCTTATTTATGAATCATATCCTCCAAAAGCCTGCCACTATTATGTGACGGTATCTTAGCTAGAAGAAGAGCAGGTCTTCCCCTCTCAGCCATCCTTACCCTTCCCATAAACTATTACTCCtttcagctcaggcagcaaattACTATTTGAGGTTGAGACAGCCCAGGAGTATGTACAGATACTGCTGCATCGCTGGCACGTATGGGCTCTCATTTGATCATGGGCTAGGCAGCTGCGTTCTTACACTATCGGAGGATTCAGCACCTCCATTACCGCTGTTATCCCGTCCTGAGGTTCCAGGGCACGTGGAAGATCCCAGCCCGCATGACGCTAGCTAGCGAGATAACTGGAGTCACTGCTTCAGCTTTACTATAGCTGTCACTTCCCTGCTGGACGGCCTCACTATTCCTTCTGCCCactgcctggccagtgctgcaCGGGGCTCCTTGCAGTTAAACACTTTTGGACAGAAGGTTAAAGTGATGGTAACCAAAAACCTGCAGAAACAGAAAGGCTTGTTGCTGCCACTGCGCCGAGGGGCACTGAGCATGTTCCTTCAGAGTTGTCACTGGGAAAAAATACCTTGAAAGCATTAGGAGCTAATTTAATCTGGTGCCTGTCATTTCTGCTGCCACCATTCCCAGGTATGGGGGAATTTCTCTGCCTTACGTGCAGTTTCTACAGCCTGCGCTCAGGAATCCAGCC includes these proteins:
- the PLPP7 gene encoding inactive phospholipid phosphatase 7 isoform X2, which translates into the protein MILEPISLQTSALMISSFSKVWVVRNSNTLLPQGRFHLARETAMPASQMRSRARDRNNVLNRAEFLSLNQPFKGNQESRSSSRKQSGQAGAAGAQNSNPKERRQSQQLPEEDCMQLNPSFKGIAFNSLLAIDICMSKRLGVCANKASSWGGARSMINLLGITGHGIPWIAGTLICLVKSSTLAGQEVLMNLLLALLLDIMIVAGLQKLAKRKGPYDVSPGLLDYLTMDTYAFPAGHASRAAMLSKFFLNHLVLAIPLRILLVLWAFCVGFSRVMIGRHHITDVLSGFVFGYLQFRLVELIWMSSNTCQMLISIW
- the PLPP7 gene encoding inactive phospholipid phosphatase 7 isoform X1 is translated as MTRSREQPLIEQEWPEIAPPPQAAAHHAGPAQYPPQQRAFLNVYRISSFSKVWVVRNSNTLLPQGRFHLARETAMPASQMRSRARDRNNVLNRAEFLSLNQPFKGNQESRSSSRKQSGQAGAAGAQNSNPKERRQSQQLPEEDCMQLNPSFKGIAFNSLLAIDICMSKRLGVCANKASSWGGARSMINLLGITGHGIPWIAGTLICLVKSSTLAGQEVLMNLLLALLLDIMIVAGLQKLAKRKGPYDVSPGLLDYLTMDTYAFPAGHASRAAMLSKFFLNHLVLAIPLRILLVLWAFCVGFSRVMIGRHHITDVLSGFVFGYLQFRLVELIWMSSNTCQMLISIW